From Mus pahari chromosome 20, PAHARI_EIJ_v1.1, whole genome shotgun sequence, the proteins below share one genomic window:
- the LOC110337268 gene encoding acylcarnitine hydrolase-like: MPRNPLHRWLHAVLFGLLLLLVHVQGQDSPEASPIRNTHTGQVRGSLIHVKDSKAGAHAFLGIPFAKPPVGPLRFAPPEAPEPWSGVRDGTAHPAMCLQDLDVMKEIKLKLPPVPMSEDCLYLNIYTPAHAHEGSNLPVMVWIHGGGLIAGMASMYDGSLLAVTEDLVVVTIQYRLGVLGFFSTGDQHARGNWGLLDQAAALHWVQQNIAHFGGNPDQVTIFGESAGGSSVSSHVVSPMSKGLFHGAIMESGVALIPYLIADTSEMVSTTVAKSSGCEATDSQALVRCLRGKSEEEILAVNKVVQMVPAVVDGEFFPRPPKELLASEDFHPVPSIIGVNNDEFGWTIPMVMGFAQTIKEITRVNLQAVLKNTTAQMMLPPECGDLLMEEYMGDTEDAQTLQAQFREMMEDFMFVIPALQVAYFQRSHAPVYFYEFQHQTASLKEVRPPHVKADHADDIPFVFGYFFRDMKLDFTKEEELLSRRMMKYWANFARHGNPNSEGLPYWPLMDHDEQYLQLDTQPAVGRALKARRLQFWTKTLPQKIQELKASQDKHTEL, encoded by the exons ATGCCACGGAACCCACTGCACAGATGGCTGCATGCTGTGCTCTTTGGACTCCTGCTTCTCCTCGTCCATGTGCAGG GTCAGGACTCACCAGAGGCCAGCCCcatcagaaacacacatacaggaCAGGTCCGAGGCAGCCTTATCCATGTGAAGGACAGTAAAGCCGGTGCTCACGCCTTCCTGGGAATCCCCTTTGCCAAGCCTCCTGTAGGACCCCTGCGCTTTGCACCTCCTGAGGCCCCTGAGCCATGGAGTGGTGTGAGAGATGGGACTGCACATCCAGCCAT GTGTCTGCAAGATCTTGATGTAATGAAAGAGATAAAACTGAAGCTGCCGCCTGTCCCTATGTCTGAGGACTGCCTGTATCTCAACATCTACACACCAGCCCACGCCCATGAGGGCTCTAACCTGCCT GTGATGGTGTGGATCCACGGTGGTGGACTGATTGCTGGCATGGCTTCCATGTATGATGGATCTCTATTGGCAGTCACTGAGGACTTAGTGGTCGTCACTATCCAGTATCGTCTGGgtgtcctgggcttttttag CACTGGAGACCAGCATGCCAGAGGCAACTGGGGACTCCTGGACCAAGCGGCTGCCCTTCACTGGGTCCAGCAGAATATAGCCCACTTTGGAGGCAACCCTGACCAGGTCACCATTTTTGGCGAGTCTGCAGGTGGCTCAAGTGTGTCTTCCCATGTTGTGTCCCCCATGTCCAAAGGACTCTTCCATGGAGCCATCATGGAAAGTGGAGTGGCCCTGATTCCTTACCTTATCGCTGACACCTCTGAGATGGTCTCTACT ACGGTGGCCAAGAGCTCTGGATGTGAGGCCACGGATTCACAGGCCCTGGTGCGCTGTCTGAGAGGCAAGAGTGAAGAGGAGATTCTGGCTGTTAACAAG GTCGTCCAGATGGTCCCTGCTGTGGTGGATGGGGAGTTCTTCCCCAGGCCTCCCAAAGAGTTGTTGGCATCTGAGGATTTTCACCCTGTCCCCAGCATCATTGGGGTCAACAATGATGAGTTCGGTTGGACCATTCCTATG gtcatGGGCTTTGCTCAGACAATAAAGGAAATAACCAGAGTGAACCTGCAGGCTGTTTTGAAGAATACAACAGCACAAATG atgctgcctcctgagtgtggtgaCCTGCTAATGGAAGAGTACATGGGGGACACCGAGGACGCCCAGACCCTCCAAGCACAGTTCAGAGAGATGATGGAAGACTTCATGTTTGTGATCCCTGCACTCCAAGTAGCCTATTTTCAGC GTTCCCATGCTCCTGTCTACTTTTATGAGTTCCAACATCAGACCGCCTCTCTCAAGGAGGTCAGGCCACCCCACGTGAAGGCTGACCATGCTGATGACATTCCCTTTGTCTTTGGGTACTTCTTTCGTGACATGAAAC TTGACTTCACTAAGGAGGAGGAGCTGCTGAGCCGGAGGATGATGAAGTACTGGGCCAACTTTGCAAGACATGG GAACCCCAACAGCGAGGGTCTACCCTACTGGCCTTTGATGGACCATGATGAGCAGTACCTGCAGCTGGACACCCAGCCTGCTGTGGGCCgagccctgaaggccagaaggcTGCAGTTCTGGACCAAGACTCTGCCCCAGAAGATCCAGGAGCTAAAGGCTTCTCAGGACAAGCACACGGAGCTTTAG